Below is a window of Sporosarcina ureae DNA.
AATATTTCTGTCGATTGCGTCCCAGGCACTCAGCTTCATACTGATTAAAAAAGCGTCCCAAACGATGGACGCGAAGTTGCTGACAGGATATATGTTTCTGTTCGGTTCGATGATTCTTTTTATAGTTTCGCTCGTAAAGGAACCAGGTGGCTTGGGGCGCCTGGATAGCGGAACACCATCCATCTGGGCAATTTTCTTTTTCTCAGCTCTATTAGCTACAGCTGTCGGGCACATGTTATACAACTCCGCCATCGAAAAAATTGGTGCTGCACGCTCGTCGATTTTCTTAAACTTGAATACGTTCTTCTCTTTAATCGCAGCTAGTCTATTTCTCGGTGAAACAATCTACCTGGCCCATTATATAGGTCTAGCATTAATTATCGCGGGTGTGCTATTCGGCTCTGGGTCATTGGAGGCGATTATTAGGAACCGGAATAAACACGTCCCGCCTGTTGGCTAGCTATAGATATTAATTAAATACACGAACACTAATAATCTGATAACCAGCATTTTGGTTGTGGAGCTTGCTTCTACTTCGTGCATATAGAACAAAAATAATGAAGGACATTCGTGTAGCATGTATATAGTATTGCGGAATATGTGGAAGTGGTGACATTAAAGTGAGTGTGGAAAGTTGTCTATGAGAGAATCATAGACGGAAAGTATAGAGTCATTTATATTCAAAACTTTGCCGACCTCATAAAGATTTTCACCGCGTAATGGCGAGAATTTATCTATCTCATTAGGTATTGACTTTATGAATGCGGAGCTTCTCACAGGATATATGTTCCTTATT
It encodes the following:
- a CDS encoding DMT family transporter, which gives rise to MKDIKVIITLVLVMFTWGINVSALKYLVTYFDPITITSLRIMVAALSVFIILFVLKKIRLPKNKEWLYILGGAMTNVVLHHYFLAEGLSRTSAANGGLILGLGPLLTATLSVLILRERVTFVRSLGFLFGGIGVGVIVLAGSGTIGKISFGDIEIFLSIASQALSFILIKKASQTMDAKLLTGYMFLFGSMILFIVSLVKEPGGLGRLDSGTPSIWAIFFFSALLATAVGHMLYNSAIEKIGAARSSIFLNLNTFFSLIAASLFLGETIYLAHYIGLALIIAGVLFGSGSLEAIIRNRNKHVPPVG